From Nonlabens sp. Ci31, the proteins below share one genomic window:
- the hutH gene encoding histidine ammonia-lyase — protein sequence MTHEISSKRLSLKDLNHISQNVTELQLSESALDAIQACRDYLDKNFGSVNSKPTYGINTGFGSLCHTQIDSVHLTQLQHNLVMSHACGTGEEVPEQIVKWMLFLKIQSLCYGHSGVSVEVVLRLIDFYNQGVYPIIYEQGSLGASGDLAPLAHLALPLIGLGEVTYQGNRYTGEEINKIKGWKSLQLQSKEGLALINGTQFMLAYGVLLSLESRKLWYWSHITAALSIDGFSCNMSPFDERIHLIRPHKGQLTSASIIRELLEDSEIAANEKQNVQDPYSFRCTPQVHGATKDAIDYIVKTVLTECNSVTDNPNVFPESDTIISGGNFHGQPLALGLDFLSIAMSEIGSISERRIFQLMSGTRDLPPFLCKNAGLNSGMMILQYTAASIVSQNKHLANPSSTDSIVSSNGQEDHVSMGANAATKSFKIIDNIKTVLAIELLTSSQALEFHTKETSSFLKSIISVVRSVVEPYENDRVMYKDIQLAKEIMEFTELDMDIMN from the coding sequence ATGACACATGAAATTTCTTCCAAAAGATTAAGTCTAAAAGATTTAAATCACATTTCTCAAAATGTTACTGAACTTCAACTATCAGAAAGCGCGCTAGATGCAATTCAAGCATGTAGGGATTATTTAGACAAGAATTTTGGAAGTGTCAATAGCAAGCCTACTTATGGCATTAATACTGGTTTTGGCTCGTTATGTCATACTCAAATAGATAGCGTTCACTTGACTCAGTTACAACATAATTTAGTCATGTCTCATGCTTGCGGGACGGGTGAGGAAGTGCCCGAACAAATTGTGAAATGGATGTTATTTCTTAAGATTCAAAGTTTGTGTTACGGACATAGTGGCGTGAGTGTGGAAGTGGTGCTTCGTTTAATAGATTTTTACAATCAAGGTGTTTATCCGATCATTTATGAGCAAGGGTCTTTGGGAGCTTCAGGAGATCTTGCGCCGCTGGCACATCTGGCATTGCCATTAATAGGTTTAGGAGAAGTAACCTATCAAGGAAATAGATATACGGGTGAAGAAATTAATAAGATAAAGGGTTGGAAATCCTTACAATTACAATCCAAGGAAGGACTGGCCTTAATTAATGGAACTCAGTTCATGCTTGCTTACGGGGTATTGCTTTCTCTGGAATCTAGAAAGTTATGGTACTGGTCTCATATTACTGCTGCCTTATCTATAGACGGTTTTTCTTGTAACATGTCTCCATTTGATGAGCGTATTCATTTGATAAGGCCTCATAAAGGACAGTTGACAAGTGCCTCGATCATCAGAGAACTATTAGAAGATAGTGAGATAGCGGCAAATGAAAAACAAAATGTACAAGATCCGTATAGTTTTAGATGCACACCTCAAGTTCATGGTGCTACAAAGGATGCGATTGATTATATCGTCAAAACCGTTTTGACAGAATGTAATTCTGTTACAGATAATCCAAACGTTTTTCCAGAATCAGATACTATCATTTCTGGTGGTAATTTTCACGGACAGCCGCTCGCACTAGGTTTAGACTTTCTCTCCATAGCTATGAGTGAGATAGGTAGCATTAGTGAACGTAGAATATTTCAATTGATGAGTGGAACACGCGATTTACCGCCGTTTTTATGTAAAAACGCAGGCCTTAATAGTGGCATGATGATCCTACAATATACAGCGGCAAGTATAGTTAGCCAGAATAAGCATTTAGCAAATCCATCTTCAACAGACAGTATTGTGAGTTCTAATGGTCAAGAGGATCATGTAAGTATGGGCGCAAATGCAGCTACAAAATCATTTAAGATTATTGATAATATAAAGACAGTGCTGGCTATAGAGCTATTGACCAGTTCACAAGCTCTGGAGTTTCATACTAAAGAGACCTCTAGTTTCTTGAAGTCCATAATATCTGTAGTGCGCAGTGTTGTAGAACCTTATGAAAACGATCGTGTTATGTATAAAGACATACAACTTGCTAAAGAAATAATGGAGTTTACCGAGTTAGATATGGATATAATGAATTAG
- a CDS encoding ATP-dependent Clp protease ATP-binding subunit has product MDDNFSPRVKDVIAYSKEEALRLGHDFIGTEHLMLGLLRDGDGKAIEILTNLSVDLDSLRRKVEILSPANPNISSAINEKKNLHLTRQAERALKTTFLEAKLFQSTSINTAHLLLCILRNENDPTTKLLNKLKVDYDNVKDEFKLILSQEDGYVEDVSAQSFSDDDAGDDMQDGGKENLFSPSADKKVNKKSKTPVLDNFGRDLTKMAEDDKLDPVVGRTEEIQRVSQILSRRKKNNPLLIGEPGVGKSAIAEGLALRIIQKKVSRILFNKRVITLDLASLVAGTKYRGQFEERMKAVMNELEKNEDIILFIDEIHTIVGAGGAAGSLDAANMFKPALARGEIQCIGATTLDEYRNSIEKDGALERRFQKVMVEPTSVEETIIILNNIKGKYEEHHNVEYTPEAINACVKLTNRYMTDRFLPDKAIDALDEAGSRIHITNIEVPDQIVEIEKQLEEVKEEKNNVVKKQKYEQAAKLRDDEKKLELQLSEAQQAWEDASKLHKDTVTEDNVAEVVSMMTGIPVNRIATKEMKKLSNLNESIGDLVIGQEKAVKQVVKAIQRNRAGLKDPNKPIGSFIFLGQTGVGKTQLAKVLASELFDSENSLIRIDMSEYMEKFAISRLIGAPPGYVGYEEGGQLTEKVRRKPYAVILLDEIEKAHPDVFNMLLQVLDDGFLTDSLGRKIDFRNTIIIMTSNVGARKLKDFGSGVGFGTAARKLAEGDNASSVIQAALKKTFAPEFLNRIDDVIVFNALEREDIYKIIDIELAKLFSRIKDLGYELTLSDEAKNYIVDKGFDKEYGARPLKRAIQKYIEDTLAEEIVNSQLQEGDTIFMEFDKENDKLVVKIVKPDTEQSAE; this is encoded by the coding sequence ATGGACGATAATTTTTCACCAAGAGTAAAGGACGTCATCGCCTATAGCAAGGAAGAGGCGTTGCGATTAGGTCATGATTTTATAGGTACTGAACATTTAATGTTAGGATTACTGCGTGATGGAGATGGGAAGGCGATAGAGATTTTAACTAATTTATCGGTGGACTTGGATAGTTTGCGTCGTAAAGTTGAAATACTCAGCCCAGCAAACCCAAATATCTCAAGCGCGATAAATGAAAAAAAGAATTTACATTTAACGAGACAGGCAGAGCGTGCACTCAAAACCACTTTTCTAGAAGCAAAACTTTTTCAAAGTACTTCTATAAATACAGCACACCTTTTATTATGTATTCTACGTAATGAAAATGACCCTACGACAAAGCTTTTAAACAAGCTTAAAGTAGATTATGATAATGTAAAGGACGAATTTAAATTGATCCTTTCCCAAGAAGATGGCTATGTAGAAGATGTGAGTGCACAATCTTTTAGTGATGATGATGCTGGAGATGACATGCAAGACGGCGGTAAAGAAAACCTCTTCTCTCCTAGCGCAGATAAAAAGGTTAACAAAAAGTCTAAAACTCCTGTTCTTGACAATTTTGGTCGTGATTTAACTAAAATGGCCGAAGATGACAAATTAGATCCAGTTGTAGGTCGTACAGAAGAAATACAACGTGTATCTCAAATTTTGAGTCGTCGAAAGAAAAACAACCCTTTATTAATAGGAGAGCCTGGTGTTGGTAAAAGTGCTATAGCTGAAGGTCTTGCTTTAAGGATTATTCAGAAAAAAGTATCTCGTATTCTTTTTAACAAAAGGGTAATAACACTTGATTTAGCTAGCCTAGTCGCTGGAACTAAATACAGAGGTCAGTTTGAAGAGCGCATGAAAGCGGTAATGAATGAACTAGAGAAGAATGAAGATATTATTCTTTTTATAGATGAAATTCACACCATAGTAGGTGCTGGTGGAGCCGCTGGCTCCCTAGATGCAGCTAACATGTTTAAACCTGCACTAGCCCGTGGAGAGATTCAATGCATCGGGGCAACAACACTAGACGAATACAGAAATAGTATTGAAAAAGATGGTGCGTTAGAAAGACGTTTTCAAAAGGTAATGGTGGAACCTACTTCAGTAGAAGAAACAATTATTATATTGAACAACATCAAAGGTAAATATGAAGAACATCATAATGTAGAGTATACTCCAGAAGCTATTAATGCTTGTGTGAAACTTACCAACCGTTATATGACAGATCGTTTTTTACCAGATAAAGCTATAGATGCTTTGGATGAGGCTGGATCTCGTATTCACATTACCAACATAGAAGTTCCTGATCAAATCGTTGAAATAGAAAAGCAACTGGAAGAAGTTAAGGAAGAGAAGAATAACGTCGTTAAAAAGCAGAAGTATGAACAAGCTGCAAAACTGCGCGATGATGAGAAAAAACTAGAATTGCAACTTTCTGAAGCGCAACAAGCATGGGAAGATGCTTCTAAGCTCCATAAAGACACTGTTACAGAAGATAACGTGGCCGAAGTTGTTAGTATGATGACAGGTATACCTGTGAATCGTATCGCTACTAAGGAAATGAAAAAACTGAGTAACCTCAATGAATCAATAGGAGATCTTGTTATAGGGCAAGAAAAAGCAGTAAAACAAGTCGTTAAAGCAATACAACGTAATAGAGCTGGATTGAAAGATCCTAACAAGCCTATTGGTTCTTTTATTTTCTTAGGACAGACTGGAGTTGGTAAAACACAACTGGCAAAGGTTCTTGCTAGCGAGCTTTTTGATTCTGAAAATTCGCTCATTCGTATTGATATGAGTGAGTATATGGAGAAATTTGCTATTTCTAGATTAATAGGAGCACCTCCAGGTTATGTAGGTTACGAAGAAGGTGGCCAGCTTACTGAAAAAGTGCGACGCAAGCCTTATGCAGTGATCTTACTAGATGAAATAGAAAAAGCACATCCAGATGTTTTCAATATGCTACTTCAAGTTCTAGATGATGGTTTCTTAACAGACAGCTTAGGAAGAAAAATTGATTTTAGAAACACCATTATTATCATGACTTCTAACGTAGGGGCTCGCAAATTGAAAGATTTTGGTTCTGGTGTTGGATTCGGTACCGCAGCACGTAAATTGGCTGAAGGTGATAATGCTAGTAGCGTTATACAAGCAGCTTTAAAGAAAACATTTGCTCCAGAATTCTTAAACAGAATTGATGATGTCATTGTTTTTAATGCGCTTGAAAGAGAAGACATTTACAAAATCATTGATATCGAACTTGCAAAGCTCTTTTCTCGTATTAAAGATTTAGGATACGAATTAACGCTAAGTGATGAAGCAAAAAACTACATAGTAGACAAAGGCTTTGATAAAGAATATGGAGCTAGACCTCTTAAACGTGCCATTCAAAAGTATATTGAAGATACTCTTGCAGAAGAGATTGTCAATAGTCAACTGCAAGAAGGTGATACCATATTCATGGAATTTGACAAAGAAAATGACAAGCTAGTCGTAAAGATTGTAAAACCAGACACAGAACAGTCGGCAGAATAA
- the gyrA gene encoding DNA gyrase subunit A, with product MADGEKLIPINIEDEMKSAYIDYSMSVIVSRALPDVRDGLKPVHRRVLFGMYELGVLSNRGYKKSARIVGEVLGKYHPHGDTSVYDAMVRMAQEWSLRYMMVDGQGNFGSVDGDPPAAMRYTEAKMRKISEEMLADIDKETVDTQLNFDDTLSEPTVLPTKIPNLLVNGASGIAVGMATNMPPHNLTEVVDGTIAYIENNDIEIDELITHIKAPDFPTGGIIYGYDGVKDAFHTGRGRVKIRGRVRIEEVKGRECIIVDELPYQVNKADMIKKTADLINDKKLEGIASIRDESDRNGMRIVYVLKRDAIPNIVINKLYKHTSLQSSFSVNNIALVKGRPQLLNVKEMIHHFVEHRHDVVVRRTVYELRKAEERAHILEGLIIASDNIDEVIALIRSSSNGEEARAKLIERFELSEIQARAIVEMRLRQLTGLEQDKLRTEYSELMETITDLKDILEKKERRMQIIKEELIEVREKFGDERRSLIEYAGGDLSIEDMIPDEQVVITISHAGYIKRTSLTEYKTQNRGGVGQKASTTRDEDFLVDLFVGTNHQYMLFFTEKGKCFWMRVYEIPEGSKTSKGRAIQNLINIEQDDNVKSVICTQDIKDEEYINSHFVIMCTKKGVVKKTSLEQYSRPRSNGINAITVRDGDTLLEAKLTTGDSHVMLGLKSGKAIRFDESKTRPMGRNASGVRGIRLSNEDDEVIGMVAVNDMDSNILVVSEKGYGKRSSLDDYRETNRGGKGVKTISVTEKTGGLVALKNVSDEDGLMIINKSGVAIRMNVANLRVMGRATQGVRLINLKGNDSIAAVAKVVKEEEEEIASEDGTVSETQDAGTTVVDDSEE from the coding sequence ATGGCAGATGGAGAAAAATTAATCCCGATAAACATCGAGGATGAAATGAAGTCAGCATACATCGATTACTCGATGTCAGTCATAGTGTCACGTGCACTGCCAGATGTGCGAGACGGACTAAAACCGGTACATAGAAGAGTTCTTTTTGGTATGTATGAACTGGGTGTGCTTTCTAATAGAGGTTACAAGAAAAGTGCGAGAATAGTAGGAGAAGTACTTGGCAAGTATCACCCACATGGAGATACTTCTGTTTATGATGCTATGGTGCGTATGGCTCAAGAATGGTCACTGCGTTACATGATGGTAGATGGTCAAGGTAACTTCGGTAGTGTGGATGGAGATCCTCCAGCAGCAATGCGTTACACAGAGGCAAAAATGCGTAAGATATCTGAAGAGATGCTTGCAGATATTGATAAAGAAACGGTTGATACGCAGCTTAACTTTGACGATACCTTATCAGAGCCTACTGTTCTTCCTACTAAAATCCCTAATCTTCTTGTAAATGGTGCCAGTGGTATAGCTGTAGGTATGGCGACTAACATGCCACCACACAACTTAACAGAAGTGGTTGATGGTACTATAGCCTACATTGAGAATAATGATATTGAGATCGATGAACTGATCACTCATATCAAGGCTCCGGATTTTCCTACTGGTGGTATTATTTATGGTTATGATGGTGTGAAAGACGCTTTTCATACGGGCCGTGGACGTGTAAAAATACGTGGGCGTGTTAGAATTGAAGAAGTTAAAGGTCGTGAATGTATCATAGTGGACGAGTTGCCTTATCAGGTCAATAAGGCAGATATGATTAAGAAAACAGCCGATCTTATTAACGATAAAAAACTAGAAGGTATCGCCTCGATAAGAGACGAGTCTGATAGAAACGGAATGCGTATTGTTTATGTTCTTAAACGCGATGCTATTCCTAATATCGTGATTAATAAATTATACAAGCATACGTCACTTCAATCTAGTTTTAGTGTTAACAACATTGCTTTAGTGAAAGGACGTCCTCAGTTGCTCAATGTAAAAGAGATGATCCATCATTTTGTAGAGCACAGGCATGATGTAGTTGTTAGAAGAACTGTCTATGAGCTGCGTAAGGCAGAAGAACGAGCTCACATTCTGGAAGGATTGATCATTGCTAGTGATAACATCGATGAGGTTATTGCGTTGATACGATCTAGTAGTAACGGTGAAGAAGCTCGCGCAAAATTAATTGAGCGTTTTGAGCTTTCCGAAATACAAGCTCGTGCGATAGTTGAAATGCGACTGAGACAGCTTACTGGACTGGAGCAAGATAAACTACGTACAGAGTATAGTGAATTGATGGAGACCATTACTGACTTGAAAGACATTCTTGAAAAGAAAGAACGTCGCATGCAAATCATTAAGGAGGAACTTATTGAGGTTAGAGAAAAATTTGGTGATGAGCGTCGCTCTCTAATAGAGTATGCAGGTGGTGATCTCAGTATAGAAGATATGATCCCTGATGAGCAAGTAGTTATCACTATTTCTCATGCAGGTTATATTAAAAGGACAAGTCTTACAGAATACAAAACCCAAAATCGCGGTGGAGTAGGACAAAAGGCGAGTACCACAAGGGATGAAGATTTCTTAGTAGATCTCTTTGTAGGAACTAATCACCAGTACATGTTGTTCTTTACAGAAAAAGGGAAATGCTTCTGGATGCGCGTTTATGAAATTCCAGAAGGTAGTAAAACCTCTAAAGGTCGCGCTATTCAAAACCTAATCAATATTGAGCAGGATGATAATGTAAAATCAGTTATTTGTACCCAAGATATTAAGGACGAAGAGTATATCAACAGTCACTTTGTGATTATGTGTACGAAGAAAGGTGTGGTTAAGAAAACATCTCTCGAACAATACTCTAGACCTAGGTCAAACGGTATCAATGCGATCACCGTCAGAGATGGAGATACCCTTCTAGAGGCAAAACTTACTACCGGAGACAGTCATGTAATGTTAGGTCTGAAGAGTGGTAAAGCCATTCGTTTTGATGAATCTAAAACACGTCCTATGGGTAGAAATGCCAGTGGAGTTCGTGGAATAAGATTATCTAATGAAGATGATGAGGTCATAGGAATGGTGGCGGTTAACGATATGGATTCTAATATTCTTGTCGTATCAGAAAAAGGATATGGAAAACGTTCGAGTCTTGATGATTACAGAGAGACCAATCGTGGAGGAAAAGGTGTAAAAACCATTTCAGTTACGGAGAAAACGGGTGGTCTTGTAGCACTTAAGAATGTAAGCGACGAGGATGGTTTGATGATTATCAATAAATCTGGAGTTGCGATACGTATGAATGTGGCTAACCTAAGGGTAATGGGGCGCGCAACACAAGGAGTGCGTTTGATTAATTTGAAAGGAAACGATTCTATTGCTGCAGTAGCTAAAGTTGTTAAAGAGGAAGAAGAAGAAATAGCATCTGAGGACGGTACAGTTTCTGAAACTCAAGACGCTGGCACGACAGTTGTAGATGATAGTGAAGAATAA
- a CDS encoding tetratricopeptide repeat protein, translating to MKLKLTILFLAVASIAMAQKREMRKIEKALKSNDISTAIALFNSIDESTIEPKYEGAYSFYKAATTVGVSGKSSASEKEIYVSLDLIENAEKLGYDEKELLAVVESKAKDRLFTLANEKLKSNDMKGALTIVNYLSKLDPSNMNMYFNAANLAYQAGEFEMAKEKYQILLDNTYTGQETAYVAVNISNQQEEDFPSKKLRDFAVTSKSHTQPKDIKTSSQVGSMVTNLVWMYKNDGDVDKAKTTFTKALKDFSNDESLKFAKADIYLNLEMIEEYKAASKSLTEEVKDPKVYDKLALAALNTKDYDQAIKYYELSIGIAPENFVAQANLGLCYVEKGNLETTPAKDQLELYKKAIACYEKAHEVEPEDKTAINTLISLYGVFDMNDKVTEMKSKL from the coding sequence ATGAAACTTAAATTAACAATACTTTTTCTGGCTGTAGCTTCTATAGCTATGGCTCAGAAAAGAGAAATGAGAAAAATTGAGAAGGCACTAAAATCTAATGATATTTCAACGGCTATTGCATTATTCAATTCGATCGATGAAAGTACCATAGAGCCCAAGTATGAAGGAGCGTATTCTTTTTACAAAGCAGCAACTACCGTTGGTGTTTCTGGTAAAAGTAGTGCCTCTGAGAAGGAGATTTATGTGTCTTTAGACTTAATTGAAAACGCTGAAAAATTAGGCTATGATGAAAAGGAGTTATTAGCTGTAGTAGAAAGTAAAGCAAAAGATCGCTTATTTACTCTGGCAAATGAAAAGCTCAAATCTAATGATATGAAAGGGGCGTTAACTATTGTCAACTATCTTTCAAAGCTGGATCCTTCTAATATGAACATGTATTTTAATGCGGCTAATTTAGCTTACCAGGCTGGTGAGTTTGAAATGGCTAAAGAAAAGTATCAAATCTTGCTGGATAATACATATACCGGTCAAGAGACTGCTTACGTTGCTGTAAATATATCAAATCAACAAGAAGAGGATTTCCCTAGCAAAAAGCTACGTGACTTTGCTGTTACTTCAAAATCGCACACTCAACCAAAAGATATTAAAACCTCCTCACAGGTAGGTAGTATGGTAACTAACTTGGTCTGGATGTATAAAAATGATGGTGATGTAGATAAAGCAAAAACTACATTTACTAAGGCTTTAAAAGATTTTTCTAATGATGAGTCTTTAAAGTTTGCTAAGGCAGATATTTATTTGAACTTAGAAATGATTGAGGAATATAAAGCAGCGTCAAAAAGTCTTACGGAAGAAGTTAAAGACCCTAAGGTGTATGATAAACTTGCATTAGCAGCACTAAATACAAAGGATTATGACCAAGCCATAAAGTATTATGAGTTGAGCATAGGTATAGCGCCCGAAAATTTTGTTGCGCAAGCTAATTTAGGTCTTTGTTACGTGGAGAAAGGGAATTTAGAGACCACGCCTGCAAAGGATCAATTAGAACTATACAAGAAAGCAATTGCTTGTTATGAAAAAGCTCATGAAGTAGAGCCAGAAGATAAAACCGCGATTAATACATTAATTAGTTTATACGGTGTGTTTGACATGAACGATAAGGTTACAGAAATGAAGTCCAAATTGTAA
- a CDS encoding C40 family peptidase: MRYGICPISIAPLRSETSDASEMVSQVLYGEIFKIVESRKKWSKIRLAHDNYEGWIDNKQFQEIEAEEYHHLLKEEHYYSKDLIAHLTHEDHTLSTITIGAQVSSTPFLNDLFPIDTAKINFSKSQLINNALLFLNTPYLWGGRTPLGIDCSGFSQLIYRLNGFDLLRDASEQATQGEVLSFIEESEPGDLAFFDNQEGKITHVGIIMSDNYIVHAHGKVRIDRLDQSGIFNIEKNIHTHKLRVIKKVI, encoded by the coding sequence ATGAGATACGGTATCTGTCCGATTTCTATTGCTCCCTTAAGGTCTGAAACTAGTGATGCCAGTGAAATGGTGTCTCAAGTACTCTACGGAGAAATCTTTAAAATTGTAGAGAGCAGAAAAAAGTGGTCTAAAATTAGACTGGCTCATGATAATTATGAAGGTTGGATAGACAACAAGCAGTTCCAAGAGATCGAAGCAGAAGAATACCATCACTTACTAAAAGAAGAGCACTACTATTCTAAAGATTTAATAGCACATCTTACACATGAAGACCATACCTTGAGTACCATAACCATTGGTGCTCAAGTGAGTTCTACTCCTTTCTTGAACGACCTGTTTCCAATAGATACCGCTAAGATCAACTTTAGTAAATCTCAACTTATAAATAACGCGTTACTTTTTTTAAACACACCTTATTTATGGGGAGGAAGAACACCGCTAGGAATAGACTGTAGTGGTTTCTCACAACTTATATACCGATTAAATGGTTTTGATCTCTTAAGAGATGCTAGCGAACAAGCAACACAAGGTGAGGTTCTTAGTTTTATAGAGGAGTCGGAGCCAGGTGATTTAGCTTTCTTTGACAATCAGGAAGGAAAGATCACTCATGTAGGAATCATTATGAGCGATAATTATATTGTTCATGCTCATGGAAAAGTACGTATAGATCGGCTGGATCAAAGCGGCATATTTAATATAGAAAAGAATATACACACTCATAAACTGAGAGTGATCAAAAAAGTTATTTGA
- a CDS encoding acetyl-CoA C-acyltransferase, giving the protein MKKVVIVSYARTPIGSFMGKLSSVPATRLGAIAIKGALDKISLDPNHVDEVLMGNVVQAGTGQAPARQAAIGAGISDRTPATTVNKVCASGMKTIMMAAQSIALGDNDVVVAGGMENMSMIPHYVQMRTGQKFGPTTLIDGMQKDGLVDAYSQEAMGTCADLCATDHNFTREDQDNFAIQSYHRSAAAWENGKFNDEVVPVAVPQRRGEDIIVSIDEEFTNIKMEKISALRPAFSKDGTVTAANASTINDGAAALVLMSEEKAQELGLVPLATIIGYADAAQEPKYFTTSPSKALPKALKKAGVHMGDVDYFEFNEAFSVVGLANMKILGLEDKNVNVYGGAVSLGHPLGCSGARIVTTLLSVLKQENGTIGAAAICNGGGGASAIILQS; this is encoded by the coding sequence ATGAAGAAAGTAGTTATTGTATCTTATGCTAGAACGCCTATAGGAAGTTTTATGGGTAAATTATCTTCTGTTCCAGCGACAAGATTAGGAGCTATAGCCATTAAAGGTGCCTTAGATAAAATTTCATTGGACCCAAATCATGTTGATGAGGTATTGATGGGAAATGTCGTCCAAGCTGGCACTGGACAAGCACCAGCAAGACAAGCTGCTATAGGAGCTGGGATTAGCGATCGCACCCCTGCTACTACCGTAAATAAAGTATGTGCTAGCGGAATGAAAACTATTATGATGGCTGCGCAATCTATCGCACTAGGTGATAACGACGTCGTTGTAGCCGGTGGAATGGAAAACATGAGCATGATTCCACATTATGTTCAAATGAGAACTGGACAAAAGTTTGGTCCTACTACCCTAATAGACGGAATGCAAAAAGATGGCCTCGTTGATGCTTATAGTCAGGAAGCCATGGGAACTTGCGCAGATCTATGTGCTACAGATCATAATTTCACAAGAGAAGATCAAGATAACTTTGCCATTCAATCCTATCACCGCTCTGCAGCTGCTTGGGAAAATGGAAAATTTAACGATGAAGTGGTTCCTGTTGCTGTTCCACAAAGAAGAGGAGAAGATATTATTGTATCTATCGATGAGGAGTTTACCAATATTAAAATGGAAAAAATCTCTGCTCTTAGACCAGCATTTTCAAAAGATGGCACCGTAACTGCTGCTAATGCCTCTACTATCAATGATGGCGCTGCAGCTTTAGTATTGATGAGTGAAGAAAAAGCTCAAGAGCTTGGTTTAGTACCACTGGCAACAATTATAGGCTATGCTGACGCCGCTCAAGAACCTAAATATTTCACTACTTCTCCTTCTAAAGCATTACCAAAAGCGCTTAAAAAAGCTGGTGTTCACATGGGAGATGTGGATTACTTTGAATTTAACGAAGCTTTTTCAGTAGTAGGTCTTGCCAATATGAAAATTCTAGGCCTTGAAGATAAAAATGTTAACGTTTACGGAGGAGCCGTATCATTAGGTCATCCATTAGGATGCAGTGGAGCAAGAATTGTGACCACACTTTTAAGTGTGTTAAAACAAGAAAATGGAACCATAGGAGCAGCTGCAATATGTAACGGCGGCGGCGGCGCAAGTGCGATAATCTTACAATCTTAA